Genomic segment of Mercurialis annua linkage group LG6, ddMerAnnu1.2, whole genome shotgun sequence:
GTTGTATTCTCTAACTCAGATCCCAAATCGAACAATTTCATATAACAGCCTACATAACTTCTTTGGCTGCAGCAATGACACCCTCTGGTGTAATTCCGAACTCCTTGTATATCTTGCCAGCTGGTGCACTAGCGCCGAATCGGTCAATTCCAATAGCTTTGCCTTTGCTTCCGACAATCTTCGCCCATCCAAATGTAGATCCAGCTTCAATGCTAACCCTAGCGGTGACAGCTGCGGGCAATACGCTTTCCTTGTAGGCATCTGATTGCTCATCATAAAGCTCCCATGACACAAATGACACAACTCTAACAGCCTTGCCCTCCTTCCTGAGTTTGTCGGCAGCCTGGGCAGCAATTTCCAACTCAGAACCAGTTCCGATCAAAATGACATCGGGCTTGTTTCCTGATGAATTATCGGAAATGATATATCCACCCTTTTCGACTCCCTCGATGGAGGTTCCAGGAAGCTGGGCCAGCTTTTGTCTAGATAAAGCAAGGATAGAGGGTCTCTTCCTGTTGAGGACAGCTACCTTGTAGGCACCGGCAGTTTCATTTCCATCGGCTGGACGGAGCATCAAAATGTTAGGCATTGCACGGAAGCTTGCCAGGTGCTCGATTGGTTGATGGGTTGGTCCATCTTCACCGAGACCAATTGAGTCGTGTGTCATAATATAGATAACTCCAGCCTCCGACAAGGCAGAAATCCTTATAGCACCCCTCATGTAGTCAGTGAAAACAAAGAAGGTAGCGCAGTATGGGATCAAGCCAGGGCTGTGAAGTGCAATACCGTTGCAGATGGCTCCCATTCCGTGTTCCCTGACACCAAATCTAACATTTCGTTCTTCAGGGGTATCCTTCTGGAAGTCCCCAAACATTTTCAACAAGGTCATGTTTGAAGAAGCAAGATCTGCACTGCCACCAAGAAGACCAGGGAGCACTGGTGCAAGAGCATTTAAGTTTGTCTGAGACAAGTTTCTTGTAGCTTCTGCTGGGATCTCAGGAGTGTATCTCTGGAAAATTACCAAAGTTAAAAATCATCTAGATTGAAATTCCAATTGCAATATACAGTCATCAGTCTGCAAAAATGGCAGGTCGGACAAATAGAAAGCCGATCATGCCAAATTTACGACAGCTTTAGCTTGCAACTGTCTGCTAGAGTAGATTTATATTTAGGAATCAAAATTGCTTATCATGGTTACCAAATGCCATAATGCTCAcgaaataaatatcaaaatacacaaattAAGACGATTAAATCAAGAACAATAGTATAGATCTACTTACTGGAAGTGCATTTTCCCATCCGGCAGGCAGTTCACCATTGATTATAGATTTCAATTCTGCAGCTTCCTCTGTGTACTTCTTTTCATACTCTGCAAACTTTGCATTCCATTCAGCTTCCAAAGAAGCACCCTCTGGAACATGGCGACTCCAGTGACTAAGGAAAAAGCCAGAAATTGATCAAATATCAAATCAAACTTGGTagaatgaaacaaacaaaaagctattttaaatttcttaccTCTTAACATCCTCGGGAACAAAGAAAGGCTCGTAAGGCCATCCAAGGTTCTTTCTAGTAGCTTCGACTTCTTTGGCACCCAATGCACTCCCATGAACACTATATGAGTTTGCCTTGTTTGGAGATCCATAACCTATGGTTGTAGTGAACTGGAAAGAAAAACAATAGCTCATCAGGAACCgactaaaatagtaaaatactAAATGACTGCAACTTCAAACATATAGCATTATTATTCTGATGGAGTCTACGATGAATATTGTACTGATTGATTAGTATTAACAACTTCAAGTGGACAATAAGAAGGGAACTATCTAACCTTGATCAAAGTGGGTTTGTCCGTCACTGTCTTGGCCTCCTTAATGGCAGCACGAATTTCATCATAGCCAGTGTTTCCATTCTTTACCCAGATAACATGCCATCCTAGACCCTCAAAACGTTTGTCAACGCTCTCAGTGAATGCAATCGCGGTGTCACCATCAATGGAAATGTGGTTGTCATCATAGAAAGCTATAAGCTTTCCTAGACCCCAATGTCCAGCAAGCGAACAAGCTTCATTTGCAATACCCTCCATCTGACAACCATCTCCTAAGATACAATATCTGCAGAAcagaacaaacaaacaaaatccaTAAAAGACCATGGTAAGACAAACTTACACCTAACAAGAACATAACCGGAAGAAATTTACGTGTAGTGATCGACGATTTCACTGTCTGGTTTGTTGTAGCGAGCTGCCAAGTGCTTCTCGGCAAGAGCCAAACCAACCGCATTGGCAATACCCTGTCCAAGAGGACCTATAAAGAATAAACAATTATCAACCTAAATAATAATGTTCTTAATTTCACAGACTAACTTCAAAATTAAGTCAAAATCTAACCAGTTGTAACTTCAACACCAGGAGTCTCGAAATTCTCGGGATGTCCCGGGGTTCTGCTTTCCCATTGACGGAATTGCTTCAAATCTTCCTCCTATTCAATTATATGAACACCAAagaaaaacaattcaataaaCTTGAAAATTTTCTACTTAACATATATAACTGCTAGACTTAGAAATGGCCTAATTCGCACACTTCTATATTTTTCGATCCAATTTTTCCATAAATTCCGAACCCGCATCATATCTTGATCAACTACAATATAATTACAGTCTAAACAAAAAGCAGATCCATTACAAAAATTAAGATTGGCAGCTAAAATAAGCAAACCTTGACACTATCATAACCAGCAAGGTGAAGCAGAGCATACTGCAACATACAACCATGACCAGCAGACAAAACAAACCGATCACGGTTGAACCAGTACGGATTCTTCGGGTTATATCTCATAATTTCATCATACAAGATATGACCCACGGGCGCACAGCCCATGGGCAAACCCGGATGACCCGAATTCGCCTTTTCAACAGCATCAATAGCAAGAAATCTGATTGTATTAACAGATTTATCAACCAAAGAAGTCTCAGTAGTGACATCAACAGTCTCAACAGCAGAGGATTTCACAACGGTTTGGATTTTCCGAGCTGGGAATCGTCGGCGACCGGAGACGGCGGCGCGTGTGGACTTGAGTCCGGTGAAAGAGGAGAGCGACGGAGTGGAGGGTAGAGAGAGGCGGTGATCGGAGGATTGGTGAGAAATGGCTCTGGTCAGAAGGGCTTGGGATAGAGTTAGAGATGCAGTTGTGGAAGCCATTGCTGTTCAGGTTCAGCTTAagcctctctctctctctctaggCTGTGTTTGGTGAGTTAGAGAGTGGGAGATGAAAATGGgggttttattttctttttggttTGGGAAAATCAGAGACAACCAAACAACTCTTGATCTTCAATTCTTGATCTTATCGATTCATATAACACAAGAAGACAACTGAGAGTTTCTGACCTTTGgattagagttttaatttaatCTTGACCGTTGACTATGGGTAGGAGTTAGGAAATGCTCTGCCTtacatttttgatttttcactTTTAGTTTTTTGTGTAttagaattaaaaatttgatttgttgCTTTGGTTTCTCAAGTAACCAACAAATTTTGTCCTTGCATTtagataaaacaaataaattttacaaaatacatgaaatttatatgtatatca
This window contains:
- the LOC126686561 gene encoding transketolase, chloroplastic, with the protein product MASTTASLTLSQALLTRAISHQSSDHRLSLPSTPSLSSFTGLKSTRAAVSGRRRFPARKIQTVVKSSAVETVDVTTETSLVDKSVNTIRFLAIDAVEKANSGHPGLPMGCAPVGHILYDEIMRYNPKNPYWFNRDRFVLSAGHGCMLQYALLHLAGYDSVKEEDLKQFRQWESRTPGHPENFETPGVEVTTGPLGQGIANAVGLALAEKHLAARYNKPDSEIVDHYTYCILGDGCQMEGIANEACSLAGHWGLGKLIAFYDDNHISIDGDTAIAFTESVDKRFEGLGWHVIWVKNGNTGYDEIRAAIKEAKTVTDKPTLIKFTTTIGYGSPNKANSYSVHGSALGAKEVEATRKNLGWPYEPFFVPEDVKSHWSRHVPEGASLEAEWNAKFAEYEKKYTEEAAELKSIINGELPAGWENALPRYTPEIPAEATRNLSQTNLNALAPVLPGLLGGSADLASSNMTLLKMFGDFQKDTPEERNVRFGVREHGMGAICNGIALHSPGLIPYCATFFVFTDYMRGAIRISALSEAGVIYIMTHDSIGLGEDGPTHQPIEHLASFRAMPNILMLRPADGNETAGAYKVAVLNRKRPSILALSRQKLAQLPGTSIEGVEKGGYIISDNSSGNKPDVILIGTGSELEIAAQAADKLRKEGKAVRVVSFVSWELYDEQSDAYKESVLPAAVTARVSIEAGSTFGWAKIVGSKGKAIGIDRFGASAPAGKIYKEFGITPEGVIAAAKEVM